CTTATGGATGCGAACCAGATTTTAAGCTCTCTTGCCCTGATAGCAATATGGTGGATTTTGTTCATCTTCGTCATGTTGAATTCTACGGGTACGACTCTATGCATTATAGAAATGTCACCTTGGAGCAATGCAAACAAAATTGCTTACATGCCTGTGATTGCAAAGGATTTCAATTCAAATTTGAAACAGAGGGCATCTATGTCTGCCTTCTTAAGACACTTCTCTCTAATGGGTACCGCTCACCATCTTGGCAAAATTCAGTTTACATTAAACTGCCCAAGGATGTCCGTAGTTCGGAAGAGGAAGGTCCTATAGGCAAATTGCAGTGTGAAAGAACACATGAAGTGTTGCTGGAAAGAACGTACAAACGAAAAGGGCAATATGGATGGTTGAAGTCATTTATCGGGTTTACTGTTGCACTTGGAATGTTCGAGGTCATATGCCTCATCTCTTATTTGATTACAACCCTCAAACACTCTAATGCAACATTTGATCATCAAGTTTATATTCCCGTTGTCAATAGGTTTAAGAGATTCACCTACGCCGAGCTGAAAAAAGCAACGTCTAATTTCAGAGATGAAATTGGACAAGGAAGCGGTGGCGTTGTGTACAAAGGAAAATTACCGGACAACAGAATAGCAGCCATCAAGTGTCTCAAATTAGAAGCCAGCCAAGGAGAAGCAGAATTTCTTGCAGAGGTGAGCACAATTGGCAAGCTTAACCACATGAACTTGATAGACATATGCGGTTATTGTGCTGAGGGAAAACACAGGCTCCTAGTATACGAGTACATGGAGCATGGTTCTTTAGCAGATAATTTACATGCCAACAATATTCTTGATTGGCAAAAGAGGTTCGAGATAGCGCTGGGAACAGCAAAAGGTCTTGCTTACCTACATGAAGAGTGTCTAGAATGGGTTTTGCATTGTGATATAAAGCCTCAGAATATACTCCTGGACTCAAATTATGAGCCAAAGGTAGCTGATTTTGGTCTCTCAAGGTTATTAAACAGAAGTGGGGTGGACAATTCATGCTTTTCCACAATAAGGGGGACAAGGGGTTACATGGCTCCTGAATGGATTTTTCACCATCCAATCACCTCCAAAGTTGATGTGTACAGCTATGGAATACTACTACTAGAATTGATCACCAGAAAGAGCCCAAACCGAGCTCAATCTAATAACATGGATAATGATGAGATGCAAGATACAACGCTTGTTACTTGGGTTCGAGAGAAGATGCATGGAGTTGAGCAAACTGCCACACAAATTCAACAAGTCGTGGACCCTTCTTTGGATGGTGTTAACTATTTGGAAAAAATGGAAGTTCTTATAAAAGTAGCTTTGCAGTGTTCAGAAGAAGACAGAGATGCAAGACCTACAATGAGTCAAGTGGTGGATATGCTACAAGcgtaaataaaaatatttatgtgaAAGTAGTCGTATGGTCGTTATAGCCTCTGGCTTGCTTCTTATCCAACAACTCACCTCACCTAGGCTCCTATGGATGAGTTAATTTTTCAGTTGCTGATCTTTTATTCACATTCCTATGAGTTGTAGCCCCATGTGAGGGATATATTGTAtaacaaaaaagagaaatcgACGTCTATAATAAAATCTCGCAGTAGTTTGGATTAAGAAATGTACTTTTATACAAAGTTGTTACACTTGTGAAATGTGATGGAATGTAAGTATTTCAAAACTTTAAGGCAGTAGCCAATAGGTGGCTTCAAGTTCAAGATATTATAAATTTCTTTGGAAAACCTTACACAATCAATGGGGTAAAAATGTTCACTAGCCCTCTCGAGCACGTGCAACCCGATTCTTAGGTTCACACAATGCGCGGTTCCAATACTAGTATTAGTTAAAAGAATCAAGTAATTAATAATTATAGAGGAAAATCAGACATTAAATTTAGAATTTCACCAAATCAACCAATTTATCAGAATTTTCCTATCCATCTCACAACAACACGTACAACAGCATGCATCTTCACAGAACCATCACAATCTTGTTCCAACAAAGAGGAATTTAGAGTAGATATCactatagtaaaaaataactcTTCAAAATATCATATGGTCCATTACTTGGTGTAACCAACAAAAAGTTCATGGAACACCAAAACAAATCAATATTTTCTCTAAAAGGGGCCAAAATTGCAACTTACATTGAACACTTCATCAAAGATTCTGAAGAAAGATTTATAAATCATTATGACAGTGACCAACCTAAATTACAATAAACTTGCAAACTACTTGTCCATAATCACATTGACATATAATACATTAGTCTACAGATCTTCCCCTCATGGATCAAATTCTGCATATGTCTTCAACTTTTAGACCTTGAATTTCTTCAGAGTCTAGTAGTTGAGTGTTATATTTCACCACCATATTAGTCCTTTATTTCCACCAAGCAGATCAACTGTATGCCCTTTTAAGTGCAGATAGTTATTTTGCCCTGGAAAATGAAAATTGAAGGCTCATAGTTTGGAGTGTCTTATTAGCCAATATGTTTGTTCAGGAGATGTTGATTTCACCTTTGAGGAAATGCCTAGGCAGAAAGCATAAGATCAGAGTGTAGCTTGTGCTGCCTTCACCTCATCAAGGCATGCCAAGATATCTCGATACTCTTTGGTGTCGGAAAAAGCCTCAGCCTGAAATTTACAGAAAGTGAGTTGCTTTGCTTAGCAACAGTTGACAAGCCCATCAATTCCGGAGACCAAAAAACCTACCTGCTTGATTGTGTTTTTTAAGTGCATCTCAGCTGCAGACAACTCCTTACGGCTACAATTACGTCGAGCTATTTCCTGGTAAACCTCGCAGAGTTCCAACGAGGCATGTGCAAACTTTGTAAACCGGTCTTTATCCTTCCACAGGTCAGATCCCTGTGAAGTCATTGTGGGAATATTGGAATGTGGGAGTAAAATGTCAAAGCCTGATAAATTATCTAAGCATGCACAAACCATAGGCGAAAGAAATTAACACTCTTCTTTCGCAACCCAAAAAAATGGGTCCAGGAAGAGGTGACAATATTGGAAATATGACAAGACAAGCAAATATGTAGGAAGTCCGCCATAAAACTGACGGGAAAAAAGTCAGGTTCCTTTAGAGCATATAAGTGTGCACACCTCATAGCAGAGTATAAACCATATGTATGAATGCTAAAACTGCTGAAAGAGACGTGCCATCGGAGAACCATTAACAAAAAACTAAAGAACTTTTAATGTCATAGATAGCATTAAAACCTAATAAGTTAGTTATCCTTTTTGCTCCGATATAACCAGTAAATATTAATACTTAACCTACCAGCATAAATGCATCATTGGAGAACCATTATACAAACACCTTATCAATCATCTCATCTCTCATTGTTTATCTTACTCAGCTTTACTTTATCACCTTGCCCCACCAAATATCGATCTTCCTGGGATCCAGCTGTTCTAGCTTATATCCACTAGGCATATCACCATGATGAACCTAAACTATCATTATTCTGCAGAAGTGCAGAGACCCCGTGTAAGATCCAACTGCATCCTCAGTGATGGCTTCCAGCCCGCACAGAAATTTCTTACTGCTTACTGAAAAGTACTTTAACTTTCCTTTATAATGCATTTGACTGCCAAACTATATTACTGTGTTCCTCACTAGATTCCTGACAATATATACTCCTTCTgtcctctgtcccaaaaagaatgatacatttctaaatttagaaataattgaacttgaaacttgcctttttacccttaatgaaatgatttacagctacacaaatatctatgaattgttttagaccacaagtttcaaaagtcttcctttctttcttaaactccgtgcctagtcaaactacatcacataaattgggacggagggagtattagagAATAAGTAGCCAAGGGTTTGAGAGTGCTatccaaatgaaaaaaaaaagtctctaTTAAGCAGTTACGCCACACTAGAAAAGATGAGGGATTCAAGCTCTATAATTTTGTGAGGAAAAGAAGGCAAACATGTGAGCCAACAATACAGCATTTTTATTAATACTAGCAGCAATAGAGAAAcagatgaaaaaataaattggttGGGGACACAGACATTGGTCATGCTGTGTTTTCTAATCCTGTGTTGCTAATGAAACAAAGGGCAGAGGAACTTCAATGGTGCATTTATAGAGTAGGAATCTTAATTAGTTCCACAAACGTCGAGACGAAATACAAGTTTAGGACTAGTAATTTGGTCTCACACACAACGCACATGTCTGTTATTGTTTTTCAGTTTCAGAAACCAAATTCAGCAACGAAAGACTGCCATGAAAGACCCAATACATCCCTGCTCTTCCACGCATTACAAGCTTGAACACGTTAGTGATCAAAAGTTGAAGAAGCATACAATAACATATGCCATTCTGCATAAGCACagatatgaaaaaatttaatttgcaGCCATACCTGGTATGATCTGACTTGCTTAAGAAGGGCCTCTGAACACATTGCAAGATCTCCTTTGAGTTTATGCCACCTCGCATAGAGTCCCCAAATCTCAGCATTCCCGCCAGTTTGAACAATCTATATAAAAGTAAAAGGTTATTCACAGTGATGCTACATTATATAATTGTGCCATTTTTGGACTAAATTCTActttgtttttgtgttgtttgtGGACAAACAGTATCCGGTCAGGCCTATGGTTGGAACATTTCAGATCTACGGGCCGGCTGACCAGGCTGTTTCCAGAGCATCGGGAATATATACTCGAGTTTCCAATCGGGGCTGAGAGGAAGCAAGCGATCCAGTTTTCTAAGGATTCCTATTGCTGGCGTAGCAGGGACTAGAGAAAGTCTAGTTGCATGGATATTGCCTGCTGGGCAGAGGGGTCCAATTAGTTACACAATTTTCCGTGGTTTCCCAAGTAGATGATTCCATTAATCAGATCAATTTACATAACCCCAACATATACCGATCAGGTCATACAACCAAAGACCTCCCCAGGGCAGACGACTCGTCAATAGAAGCAAAACATTCTAGGGAATGAGTTAACTAAACAAGGGCACAAGCAGCAAATACAGTATACTTGTTCTCAGAATTTTGTTTATAATCCAAAAGTTGATTGACCAGTATAAAATAGATGTGAAAAATACAAACCTGcctcctttttttcttcctgAGAAAGTAATGATTCACAAACCTGTGTTTTGCTTAAGTTCTTTGTATTGCTAATAGACAATGCTCAAAAATGTCATCAAGTCTCTACTCTATGCCTACCAATTTCTTTTCTACATGTGTCCAGTAAGAGTCTTATAGCTGTTGCACAAATAATTGTTTTAAGGAATCAGGATTCAGGACCAGAATAAATAAATGGCACAACCgcagaaacaaaacaaaagacaAGGAAAGATGTTGAATCAACATTTACCTGCCGTAAGATTTTCCCCACTATCTGAATCAAGTTTTCAGTTTCCCGTTCTCTTGCCAAGTCTTTGTCCGAGCTGGTCAATGGATCAACATTAATCATGTTGGAACCAGCCTCAGCAGAATCACTGCTATCCCTCAAAGCATCGTATTCAGAATGACCAGTTGAAGTCCGTAATTCTAGCTCTTGCAACATCCTCTCCAGTAATTCGACATCAATTCGCTTCTTCTTTGTCATATCCAGCACCTTCTGTACTGCTTCCAGTGCCTTCAAAGAAGAAACTAGACCAGCTTCAGCTTTTTCGTCAGTTAATAAAATTTCACTCATGGCAGCACTAACATGGTGCTGAATGTTACATTAAAATACAAGAGAAGTTCCTTGTAGAGTATTTCAGATATTAGGAATTTGTTTTAGCTTATCATttagagagaaagaaaggaaaagaattttgAGAAACAGATGTTGGACTAGTAAATGATGTCATTAAAAATCCAAATGGTACCCCTGTAGAGTTACAGAAGTGTCTTGGAGAGGCtggaatatttataaattacaccAAGCAATTTAGTATCACATTGAAAAATAGAGATACCAAGGGAGTAGAGAAAGAGTACCATGgtgcacccaagggtgtggcctagtagTAAATGAAGTGGGtttgagaaccatgaggtctctaAGTTCAAATCCAAGCAgagacaaaaacactaggtgatagATTTACCCGGTACTTGTTGCTAGTGGGAGGTCGCAAGTATTAcatggaattagtcgaggtgcgggCAAGCTGGCCTGGACACCACAGTTATCAAAAAGAAAGAGTACCATGGTGCCCCCTCATAAGAACTAATGAGATTTTAAAGTTGTACAAAGAGGTATCGTGGTTTTATCTTATGAGTCATACGATGGAACTTTATGAAAAATGATAAAAGTGTAAATTCAGGATATAACAAAAGTGCCAGAGAACCAGTTTGGTAGATTACAATATGGGCTATATTTTTTCTAGACATGAAATTTACAAGGATAAAAGAAAGATGGCCAGATGATATTCAATGACCCAGAGAAAGCCTATGATGGAGTGTCAAGAAAAGTTCTCCGACGTATGCTGAGGAATAAAAGAATTTATAGCAAATATATAAATGCCGTGAAGGATATATACACTCATTGATCTTCACCATAGGTGTTTACTTCAATGAGTCTAGGAATGCCTTTGCGtataagaaatcaagaaattgtCAATAGGTCAGTTAGCACCTGCTCTATTCTTGCTTCTCTTTTCTACTCATCGCTCTATGATCCTTAAGGTAATAAAATCACCCCCACACCACCCCATCATGGTGAACCTATCCTCGTGAGACTATCGGGAATTGATACTAAGGAATTTTCCATGACAGTGAGTTTATTGAGGATCCCTCTTGAAACAATACTTGTTTAGCCAAGTTTTAAATGTGTTAACCAATAGGATACATAATGGGATTCTATGGTATATGCTAGCTTAGTCAACCAAAATGTTGAACTCTATAAAAGCACCAGAACAGTATTGCTAGCTTGAGGTGCGCACTTAAGCCCTGAAAGTGCTTAGTAGACTCTGCACTTACACCCTCTTAAGTGGTGCTTCAGTTGAAGATCATAAAGTGATGTCAGTAACCCAAGATATTACTCAAAGATTCCTTCACATCCCAAACGTATCTTGTGATCTATTTATCTGTCAGTAAGTCAAGCCATGATCAGAACTGTCACCGGAATCTCCATAGTTTAGATTCTTCTACAGAGTTCTTTTTGACATGGTGATTCAAAggacatcttttttttttttaaactagtAACATTCGAAGGACAGCTTAGAA
This Lycium ferocissimum isolate CSIRO_LF1 unplaced genomic scaffold, AGI_CSIRO_Lferr_CH_V1 ctg298, whole genome shotgun sequence DNA region includes the following protein-coding sequences:
- the LOC132043890 gene encoding putative receptor protein kinase ZmPK1, with amino-acid sequence MYKPVFYLVVHFSLFLVAPTTSSSIITSLSKGSSLSTSQDTVISSPNHDYAAGFHPVGENAYSFAIWFGNLVGDDKNHTIVWMANRDKPVNGRHSRLSLTKSGNLVLTDASQHTVWKTETQSDASVELELLDTGNLVLTASDDKSIIWQSFDTPTDTLLPGQALTKNSKLVSLRSLTNYSSGFYKLHFSDDNVLQLLYEGLEMSGVYWPPTWLSRDKANRSTYNNSRIAVLDRLGQFNSTDNFNFRTTDYGGGIQRRLTLDIDGNLRVYSLNKQRTSWEVSWQLNWQPCTIHGLCGLNSLCTYSHDSGRKCTCLQRHKMKNVTDWSYGCEPDFKLSCPDSNMVDFVHLRHVEFYGYDSMHYRNVTLEQCKQNCLHACDCKGFQFKFETEGIYVCLLKTLLSNGYRSPSWQNSVYIKLPKDVRSSEEEGPIGKLQCERTHEVLLERTYKRKGQYGWLKSFIGFTVALGMFEVICLISYLITTLKHSNATFDHQVYIPVVNRFKRFTYAELKKATSNFRDEIGQGSGGVVYKGKLPDNRIAAIKCLKLEASQGEAEFLAEVSTIGKLNHMNLIDICGYCAEGKHRLLVYEYMEHGSLADNLHANNILDWQKRFEIALGTAKGLAYLHEECLEWVLHCDIKPQNILLDSNYEPKVADFGLSRLLNRSGVDNSCFSTIRGTRGYMAPEWIFHHPITSKVDVYSYGILLLELITRKSPNRAQSNNMDNDEMQDTTLVTWVREKMHGVEQTATQIQQVVDPSLDGVNYLEKMEVLIKVALQCSEEDRDARPTMSQVVDMLQA